The Methanolacinia petrolearia DSM 11571 genome has a segment encoding these proteins:
- a CDS encoding proteasome-activating nucleotidase, which produces MADKPVEIDPEKEQDVTKYLLDRISGLETRNLELREEIRQLESEKRFIDNQKLRYEREIRKLKGEVDKLRSPPLIIGTISDVATDNRVIVQSSAGPRFMVRASGFIDAKDLKPGVRCTLNQQSLTIVDILPASFDSQIYGMEVEDPPVESYVDIGGLEIQINEIREAIELPLKRPEIFEKIGISPPKGVLLYGPPGTGKTLLARAVAHETNAKFLRVVGSELVQKYIGEGARLVRELFEHAKMNAPSIIFIDEIDAIGAHRTESITSGDREVQRTLMQLLADLDGFDNRGDVKIIGATNRIDILDPALLRPGRFDRMIEIPLPDIEGRLAILKIHTKRMNLQKNVDLSEVAALTEGKNGSDLRAICTEAGMFAIRTEKEDVDMNDFIKAIDKIRHDVKQGLADLSDGAMFA; this is translated from the coding sequence ATGGCCGATAAACCAGTTGAAATTGATCCTGAGAAAGAGCAGGACGTCACAAAATATCTTCTCGACAGGATCTCGGGTCTTGAGACCAGGAACCTGGAGCTTCGTGAAGAGATCAGGCAGCTCGAATCGGAGAAGAGGTTCATCGACAACCAGAAACTCAGGTATGAGCGTGAGATCCGCAAACTGAAGGGAGAGGTCGACAAATTAAGGAGCCCGCCGTTGATAATCGGCACTATCTCGGATGTAGCCACGGACAACAGGGTAATTGTCCAGTCAAGTGCAGGGCCGAGATTTATGGTTAGGGCCTCCGGGTTCATCGATGCGAAGGATCTAAAGCCGGGTGTACGCTGTACGCTCAACCAGCAGTCACTTACTATTGTGGATATTCTTCCGGCATCTTTTGACTCCCAGATATACGGAATGGAGGTCGAAGATCCACCTGTAGAATCGTATGTGGATATCGGCGGACTTGAAATACAGATAAACGAGATCCGGGAGGCTATAGAACTGCCTCTTAAAAGGCCGGAGATATTCGAAAAGATTGGAATATCACCGCCGAAAGGTGTCCTTCTCTACGGTCCCCCGGGAACGGGAAAGACACTCCTTGCAAGAGCTGTCGCTCATGAGACAAATGCCAAGTTCTTAAGAGTAGTCGGCTCCGAGCTGGTCCAGAAGTATATCGGTGAGGGCGCCCGTCTTGTGAGAGAACTCTTCGAGCACGCGAAGATGAACGCACCTTCTATAATATTCATCGATGAGATCGATGCGATCGGGGCACACAGGACGGAGAGCATCACTTCGGGTGATCGTGAAGTCCAGAGAACCCTCATGCAGCTCCTGGCCGACCTCGACGGGTTCGACAACCGCGGCGATGTAAAGATCATCGGAGCCACAAACAGGATCGACATTCTCGATCCTGCACTACTGAGACCCGGACGCTTTGACCGGATGATCGAGATCCCGCTCCCTGATATTGAAGGACGTCTTGCGATACTTAAGATCCATACAAAGAGAATGAACCTCCAGAAGAACGTTGATCTCTCAGAGGTTGCCGCCCTGACCGAAGGGAAGAACGGTTCGGATCTGAGAGCTATATGCACTGAAGCAGGAATGTTTGCCATCAGGACGGAAAAGGAAGATGTCGATATGAACGATTTCATAAAGGCGATAGACAAGATCAGGCATGATGTCAAGCAGGGTCTGGCCGATCTCTCGGATGGCGCGATGTTCGCCTGA
- a CDS encoding multiprotein bridging factor aMBF1, with translation MSECEVCGCIIRGKPILVQIGGAKMWVCSNCAKLGTEIQRPGMDAIKKGSSGMVSAKPGFRSVSPQKKKSRDVFDMIDGEINEDFSDIIRDARMSKGLSQKELAMQIKEKEGLIKKIEKGMIPEDSVRKKIEEALSIKLTESSDISLKTGPKGGIEPTLGDVMKIKKGK, from the coding sequence ATGTCTGAATGTGAGGTTTGCGGATGTATAATCCGTGGAAAGCCAATACTGGTTCAAATAGGGGGCGCAAAGATGTGGGTATGTAGCAATTGCGCCAAACTGGGAACAGAAATTCAGCGCCCCGGGATGGATGCAATCAAAAAGGGTTCGTCAGGAATGGTATCTGCAAAACCGGGATTCCGATCGGTTTCGCCGCAAAAAAAGAAATCCAGGGATGTTTTTGACATGATCGACGGCGAGATCAACGAGGATTTCAGTGATATCATACGTGATGCGAGGATGAGTAAGGGGCTCAGCCAGAAGGAACTCGCCATGCAGATCAAGGAGAAGGAAGGCCTGATAAAAAAGATTGAAAAGGGAATGATCCCCGAAGATTCGGTCCGAAAAAAGATCGAAGAGGCACTCTCAATAAAACTGACGGAATCGTCCGATATCAGTCTCAAAACAGGCCCGAAGGGAGGAATCGAACCCACCCTCGGCGACGTTATGAAGATTAAAAAAGGAAAATAA
- the tpiA gene encoding triose-phosphate isomerase — protein MPEEKPVIMINFKTYNESYGFRAHDIAEAAETVAEESGIEIVICPGFMDIHPMSNHYRLPVFAQHIDGISPGAHTGHILAEAVRAAGATGTLINHSERRLTLADISAAVDAAKRANLKTVVCTNNTATSGAAAALSPDYVAIEPPELIGSGISVATADPEIIENSVNAVKSVNKDVKVLAGAGISSGSCVKRAVELGSDGVLLASGVVKAEDPAVVLRDLVSKI, from the coding sequence ATGCCTGAAGAAAAGCCCGTTATAATGATAAACTTCAAGACCTACAACGAGAGTTACGGTTTCAGGGCTCATGACATTGCCGAGGCAGCCGAGACCGTAGCGGAAGAAAGCGGCATTGAAATCGTAATCTGTCCCGGATTCATGGATATACACCCGATGTCAAACCATTACCGCCTGCCTGTCTTCGCCCAGCATATAGACGGAATCTCGCCTGGCGCACACACGGGGCATATCCTTGCCGAGGCAGTAAGAGCGGCGGGAGCTACGGGCACGCTTATCAACCACTCGGAGAGAAGACTGACTCTTGCGGATATCTCCGCGGCTGTGGACGCAGCAAAAAGAGCAAATCTGAAGACCGTAGTCTGTACAAACAACACAGCGACGAGCGGAGCGGCGGCGGCACTCTCTCCCGACTACGTGGCTATCGAACCGCCGGAACTCATCGGCAGCGGGATTTCGGTTGCAACGGCAGACCCGGAAATAATCGAAAATTCGGTAAATGCGGTAAAATCAGTCAACAAAGATGTCAAAGTCCTTGCAGGTGCGGGAATCAGTTCGGGCTCGTGTGTCAAAAGAGCTGTCGAACTCGGCTCGGACGGGGTACTGCTCGCATCGGGGGTCGTTAAGGCCGAAGACCCCGCAGTGGTCCTGAGAGACCTTGTCTCAAAGATCTAA
- a CDS encoding CBS domain-containing protein: MHIPTPGEIRDKRVKLGLTQTDVAKRSRLSQSMVARIEAGTVDPRVSTLQKIVGVLLDAERSMITAGDLMHQPVICINSEKTLASTIEIMEKHGISQIPVIDEGVPVGCISESAIINAMEEGKINKTKDHLVSDFMEEGFPTVPPSTDIETIVHMLHNSHAILVLEKGKVSGVITKHDLMSMIV, from the coding sequence ATGCATATACCCACGCCCGGAGAGATTAGGGACAAAAGGGTGAAACTCGGGCTGACCCAGACCGATGTTGCAAAGCGATCGAGGCTCAGCCAGTCGATGGTCGCACGTATTGAAGCGGGAACCGTAGACCCGAGAGTGAGCACGCTACAGAAGATAGTCGGGGTCCTGCTGGATGCCGAGAGGTCCATGATAACCGCGGGGGATCTCATGCACCAGCCTGTAATATGCATAAACTCCGAGAAGACTCTTGCCTCGACGATAGAGATAATGGAGAAACACGGGATATCCCAGATACCGGTAATTGATGAAGGCGTCCCTGTTGGATGTATATCCGAGTCAGCGATAATCAACGCGATGGAGGAGGGAAAGATCAACAAAACAAAGGATCATCTCGTATCCGATTTCATGGAAGAGGGTTTTCCGACAGTCCCGCCTTCAACCGATATCGAGACTATAGTACATATGCTCCACAACAGTCATGCGATTTTAGTTCTTGAAAAAGGGAAGGTCAGCGGTGTAATAACCAAGCATGACCTTATGTCGATGATTGTCTGA
- a CDS encoding TIGR00296 family protein — protein MELLSEKEGMIALCLARKTIEKQIRRGDLECEELSPVFDEKRGVFVTITERGELRGCIGLPYPMYPLKEGIVEAAISASTSDPRFPPVSPEELDEIRLEVTILTNPERLECLPEERPENIVIERDGLIIKGFGRSGLLLPQVATEYNMDPVEFLDHVCMKAGLPTGMWRSGDVEIMTFQGQIFTENK, from the coding sequence ATGGAACTGCTGTCGGAAAAAGAAGGAATGATCGCACTCTGCCTTGCAAGGAAGACGATCGAAAAGCAGATCAGGAGGGGGGATCTTGAATGCGAAGAACTGTCCCCAGTATTCGATGAAAAGAGAGGAGTCTTCGTAACTATCACAGAAAGAGGCGAACTCAGGGGATGTATAGGACTGCCCTATCCCATGTACCCGTTAAAGGAAGGAATCGTAGAAGCCGCGATCTCTGCCTCAACATCCGACCCGAGATTCCCGCCTGTAAGCCCGGAGGAGCTTGACGAGATCCGGCTGGAGGTCACGATTCTTACAAACCCGGAAAGGCTCGAATGCCTTCCGGAGGAGAGGCCGGAAAATATCGTGATCGAAAGAGACGGGTTGATTATAAAAGGATTCGGCAGGAGCGGCCTGCTTCTTCCCCAGGTTGCAACGGAATACAATATGGACCCCGTCGAGTTCCTTGATCATGTATGCATGAAAGCCGGACTCCCCACAGGAATGTGGAGATCGGGCGATGTGGAGATCATGACATTCCAGGGACAGATATTCACGGAAAATAAGTGA
- the tgtA gene encoding tRNA guanosine(15) transglycosylase TgtA: MAINFEITQKDIMGRLGKLRVGDKTIKTPLLLPVINPHIQIITPSELEKMGVEALITNAYIFSKSSEFRERALNEGLHSVLGFSGVIMTDSGAFQQSVYGDVDFSNSETVAFQRAIGSEIIVPMDIASPPDRTHEEAEDELNITMQRIREALQIIDDGHLAAPVQGGIHTDLRKRAGHEVSELNNIFCPIGAVVPLMESYRYKDLVKVVMAAKSTMSPSACVHLFGAGHPSMFALAAAMGCDVFDSAAYALYAREDRYMTPQGSYKLAELNELPCACEVCRTHTAEELKKSEDKERLLALHNMHVTLAEIARIRQAILEGTLWELVDERCRNHPRLYDGYLELLKYKDQLEKSDRITKRRFFYRGKESYMRTEVTAYHRNLSRIDTGDKALILIDGKDGKKTGQEDAGEVLLFKPPFGPYPPELKETFPVGQSEMPETDEDMFRSGCRGLKVLVESNPNTKFTIFGGEEFRHVIDDELAELKEKGRFSYV; the protein is encoded by the coding sequence ATGGCAATCAATTTTGAAATCACCCAGAAAGACATAATGGGCAGGCTGGGAAAGCTCAGGGTAGGGGATAAAACCATAAAGACGCCCCTCCTTCTTCCCGTAATAAACCCGCATATACAGATAATCACTCCGTCAGAACTCGAAAAGATGGGAGTAGAGGCACTCATCACCAACGCCTACATCTTCAGCAAGAGCAGCGAGTTCAGGGAGAGGGCATTGAACGAGGGTCTTCATTCGGTGCTCGGGTTCAGCGGCGTAATCATGACCGACTCGGGAGCCTTCCAGCAGTCCGTCTACGGCGATGTCGATTTCTCGAACTCCGAGACAGTCGCATTCCAGAGGGCAATCGGCAGCGAGATCATTGTCCCGATGGATATCGCATCTCCCCCGGACAGGACACACGAAGAGGCCGAAGATGAGCTCAACATTACGATGCAGAGAATAAGAGAGGCCCTCCAGATAATAGACGACGGGCATCTCGCGGCCCCGGTGCAGGGCGGAATCCACACCGATCTCAGGAAGAGGGCAGGACACGAGGTCTCGGAACTGAACAACATCTTCTGCCCGATCGGCGCCGTTGTCCCGCTCATGGAGTCATACAGGTACAAAGATCTTGTGAAGGTAGTAATGGCCGCAAAATCGACTATGTCCCCTTCCGCATGTGTCCATCTCTTCGGGGCGGGACACCCTTCGATGTTCGCTCTTGCGGCAGCAATGGGATGCGATGTCTTCGATTCGGCGGCATATGCACTCTACGCCCGCGAAGACAGGTACATGACGCCGCAGGGCAGCTATAAGCTGGCGGAGCTGAACGAACTCCCCTGTGCCTGTGAAGTCTGCCGGACCCATACGGCAGAGGAGTTGAAAAAGTCCGAAGACAAAGAGAGACTGCTCGCCCTTCACAACATGCACGTCACACTTGCCGAGATTGCAAGGATCAGGCAGGCGATACTCGAAGGAACCCTCTGGGAGCTTGTCGACGAGAGATGCAGGAACCACCCGAGACTCTACGACGGCTACCTCGAACTCCTCAAATATAAAGATCAATTGGAGAAGTCCGACAGGATCACCAAAAGACGTTTCTTCTACAGGGGAAAAGAGAGCTACATGAGGACCGAGGTCACGGCGTACCACAGGAACCTGTCACGTATCGATACCGGCGATAAGGCCCTCATACTGATCGACGGAAAAGACGGAAAGAAGACCGGGCAGGAGGATGCAGGGGAAGTGCTCCTTTTCAAGCCGCCGTTCGGCCCTTACCCCCCGGAACTAAAGGAGACCTTCCCGGTAGGGCAGAGTGAGATGCCTGAGACCGATGAAGACATGTTCAGGTCAGGTTGCAGGGGACTGAAGGTCCTGGTCGAATCCAACCCCAATACCAAGTTCACAATCTTCGGCGGCGAAGAGTTCAGGCACGTCATCGACGATGAACTCGCGGAACTAAAAGAGAAGGGCAGGTTCAGTTATGTTTGA
- the arcS gene encoding archaeosine synthase subunit alpha, with translation MFEVTKREGPARTGVFSEGELTLNTPCVIDTIETFPSLGTMAYSNIPLYADGEFCGRFLEQQGEFFISHPASPESLKAGSGAAVMVPNWHTVITDPRNYVKWILDMKTRHPPDTMWYAPASALPSNVATLIASGFDLFDYIAVDLKTSQGIFCNPDGEYPADEYLNGGTCGCEGCLKGDLKLHNRIALESEIAKVILRIKEGTIREYLEKQSLNAPNLVSILRFFDREHKFAESSTPVARPIRLYTNSGDSINRPEIKRFMQRVVSRYIPSRTDAAVILPCSARKPYSSSQSHRKYMGAIRDRAHEIILTSPLALVPRELEGVYPAGHYDVPVTGYWDMEERNIIGKVVEDYFTKNRYEQVFVHLDGDAAIIAKDALERAGIEPIFTATGNSPTSHDSIRNLEQAMAGLPRKSHNYIRGMLSWQFGVDVDTSGMIIKGRFGNRKVLKKKTQLFSIENETGLYRPTFEGWEHLAGRYTVSIDDFVPQGDILAPGVIGCDPEIRPGDEVFVKGSKAIATGRASMGSEEMIGSKRGVAVKVRKVKKI, from the coding sequence ATGTTTGAAGTAACTAAACGCGAAGGGCCTGCACGGACCGGTGTTTTTTCAGAAGGGGAACTCACACTCAACACTCCCTGTGTTATAGATACTATAGAGACCTTCCCATCCCTCGGAACGATGGCTTATTCCAACATACCGCTATATGCAGACGGAGAATTCTGCGGAAGATTCCTCGAACAGCAGGGGGAATTTTTCATATCGCATCCTGCATCGCCCGAAAGCCTGAAAGCAGGATCAGGTGCGGCCGTGATGGTTCCCAACTGGCATACGGTGATCACCGACCCGAGGAACTACGTGAAATGGATCCTCGATATGAAGACCCGGCATCCGCCCGATACGATGTGGTATGCTCCCGCCTCCGCACTTCCCTCGAATGTCGCCACACTGATCGCGTCGGGATTCGATCTCTTCGACTATATTGCCGTGGACCTGAAGACCTCGCAGGGAATATTCTGCAACCCTGACGGAGAATATCCAGCTGACGAATACCTGAACGGCGGAACATGCGGGTGCGAAGGGTGCCTCAAAGGAGACCTGAAGCTCCATAACAGGATCGCACTCGAATCGGAGATCGCAAAGGTAATACTCAGGATAAAAGAAGGAACCATCAGGGAATACCTGGAGAAGCAGTCGCTGAACGCCCCCAACCTCGTATCCATCCTCCGGTTCTTCGACCGCGAACATAAGTTTGCAGAAAGCAGCACTCCGGTCGCAAGACCGATCAGGCTCTACACGAATTCCGGCGACTCTATCAACCGCCCGGAGATCAAAAGGTTCATGCAGAGAGTCGTATCGAGATACATTCCTTCAAGAACGGACGCGGCGGTAATACTCCCCTGCTCGGCGAGAAAACCGTACTCATCATCACAGAGCCACAGGAAGTACATGGGTGCAATCCGCGATCGCGCCCACGAGATCATCCTGACATCACCCCTTGCACTAGTTCCCCGCGAACTTGAGGGTGTATATCCTGCAGGACATTACGATGTTCCTGTCACCGGCTACTGGGACATGGAGGAGAGGAATATAATCGGTAAGGTCGTCGAGGATTATTTCACAAAGAACAGGTACGAACAGGTATTTGTTCACCTTGACGGGGATGCCGCGATAATTGCAAAGGACGCCCTTGAAAGAGCAGGCATCGAACCGATATTCACGGCTACCGGAAACAGTCCTACATCCCATGATTCGATACGAAATCTTGAACAGGCAATGGCCGGTCTTCCAAGGAAGAGCCATAACTACATCAGGGGCATGCTCTCGTGGCAGTTCGGCGTTGATGTAGATACATCCGGAATGATAATCAAGGGCCGCTTCGGCAACAGGAAAGTCCTGAAGAAGAAGACGCAGCTATTCAGCATAGAAAATGAAACAGGTTTATACCGGCCGACATTTGAAGGCTGGGAGCACCTGGCCGGCCGTTATACCGTCTCGATCGACGACTTCGTCCCCCAGGGAGACATACTTGCGCCCGGAGTCATCGGATGCGACCCTGAAATCAGACCCGGCGACGAAGTCTTTGTGAAAGGATCAAAGGCAATCGCAACAGGAAGAGCCTCGATGGGTTCCGAAGAGATGATAGGATCTAAGAGAGGCGTAGCGGTCAAAGTGCGTAAAGTAAAGAAGATCTAA
- a CDS encoding sulfide/dihydroorotate dehydrogenase-like FAD/NAD-binding protein, whose protein sequence is MAYKIEKAEMIAENIFEFWINAPHVAKNARAGQFLVIRINDKGERIPLTVSGVDGDLVRIVFMKVGKTTMFLSTLGEGDFIEDVAGPLGHPSEIKDWGRCVVIGGGVGIACLPILAKALKESGNEVTGIIGARNKSLLLLKDELASHCDELVVCTDDGSFGYHGFPVDILKKKLEEGVVDCVWIIGPAIMMKITSLATVPYNVRTFVSLNPIMVDGTGMCGSCRVTIDGETKFACVDGPEFEAASVDWNELMTRQRIYTEEELKARELFEDHTCECGGH, encoded by the coding sequence TTGGCTTATAAAATCGAAAAGGCAGAAATGATTGCCGAAAATATTTTTGAATTCTGGATTAACGCCCCGCATGTCGCAAAAAATGCACGGGCCGGACAGTTCCTTGTTATCCGCATCAACGATAAAGGAGAGAGGATTCCCTTAACGGTCTCGGGTGTCGACGGCGACCTTGTCAGGATAGTATTCATGAAGGTCGGGAAGACGACGATGTTCCTCTCGACTCTCGGGGAAGGAGACTTCATCGAAGATGTCGCCGGCCCCTTGGGTCACCCCAGCGAGATAAAGGACTGGGGAAGATGCGTCGTTATAGGTGGAGGCGTAGGCATAGCATGTCTCCCGATTCTTGCAAAGGCACTGAAGGAATCAGGCAATGAAGTCACCGGTATCATCGGCGCGAGGAACAAAAGCCTTCTCCTTCTTAAGGACGAACTCGCATCACACTGCGACGAACTCGTTGTCTGCACAGACGACGGCAGTTTTGGTTATCACGGATTCCCGGTTGATATCCTGAAGAAGAAACTCGAAGAGGGAGTCGTCGACTGCGTCTGGATCATCGGCCCTGCGATAATGATGAAGATCACATCTCTTGCGACCGTTCCCTATAATGTCAGGACATTTGTCAGCCTCAACCCGATAATGGTCGACGGAACCGGAATGTGCGGTTCATGCAGGGTCACCATAGACGGCGAGACGAAATTCGCATGTGTAGACGGCCCGGAATTCGAGGCCGCCTCCGTAGACTGGAACGAACTCATGACAAGACAGAGAATCTATACCGAAGAGGAACTGAAGGCAAGAGAACTATTCGAAGATCATACATGTGAATGCGGGGGCCACTAA
- the gltA gene encoding NADPH-dependent glutamate synthase, giving the protein MSKRKAEERIKDFNEVDHGFSKQDAILESLRCMDCVRPQCIKGCPVNIDIPGFISAISKEDFRKAAVILKTDNMLPAICGRVCPQENQCEGVCVLGNKGKPVKIGALERFVADWERENGVQIPEVKEKTGKRVAIVGSGPAGITAAAELAKEGHSVTIFESLHKAGGVLTYGIPSFRLPKDIVKAEIDKVLELGAELKLNHIVGRSVPVDELLAYDAVFLGTGAGLPSFMGIEGENLNGVYSANEFLTRVNLMHADSFPDYDTPIMKKDKVVVIGGGNVAMDSARVAKRMGADVILVYRRRKEDLPAREAEVENAIEEGIEFVCCANPVRVLGEDSVAGVECVRMEMREEDASGRPCPVPMTGEGALFTIDADVVIEAIGQSPNPLLISLVDNLERGRKGNVIADEETGQTSIENVFAAGDVATGAATVIEAMGSAKKVARAINERLK; this is encoded by the coding sequence ATGAGCAAGAGAAAAGCCGAAGAGAGAATCAAAGACTTCAATGAAGTCGATCACGGATTCTCAAAACAGGATGCTATTCTGGAGTCGCTCAGGTGCATGGATTGCGTCAGGCCCCAGTGTATAAAGGGATGTCCTGTAAATATCGACATCCCGGGATTTATTTCGGCAATATCGAAGGAGGATTTCAGGAAGGCAGCCGTGATCCTCAAAACTGACAACATGCTTCCGGCAATCTGCGGAAGGGTTTGCCCCCAGGAGAACCAGTGCGAGGGTGTCTGTGTTCTCGGGAACAAAGGAAAACCTGTAAAGATCGGAGCCCTCGAAAGATTCGTCGCCGACTGGGAGAGGGAAAACGGCGTGCAGATCCCGGAGGTCAAAGAGAAGACAGGAAAGAGAGTCGCGATAGTCGGCTCCGGCCCTGCAGGGATTACCGCCGCCGCAGAACTCGCAAAGGAAGGTCATTCGGTAACTATATTCGAGTCGCTTCACAAGGCCGGAGGAGTTCTCACGTATGGAATCCCATCATTCAGGCTCCCAAAGGATATCGTTAAGGCAGAGATCGACAAGGTGCTGGAGCTCGGTGCAGAACTGAAACTCAACCATATAGTAGGAAGAAGCGTTCCCGTAGACGAACTGCTGGCATACGATGCGGTCTTCCTCGGAACAGGCGCAGGTCTTCCCTCATTCATGGGAATCGAAGGTGAGAACCTGAACGGAGTCTATTCGGCAAACGAATTCCTGACGAGGGTAAACCTGATGCACGCCGATTCATTCCCTGATTACGACACTCCTATAATGAAGAAAGACAAGGTCGTCGTCATCGGCGGAGGAAATGTCGCGATGGATTCAGCCAGGGTCGCAAAAAGAATGGGCGCCGACGTGATCCTCGTATACAGACGCAGGAAAGAAGATCTGCCTGCCAGAGAGGCCGAGGTCGAGAACGCCATTGAGGAGGGAATTGAGTTTGTATGCTGTGCAAACCCTGTCAGGGTCCTTGGCGAGGATTCGGTCGCAGGTGTCGAATGCGTCAGGATGGAGATGCGCGAAGAGGATGCAAGCGGACGGCCTTGTCCAGTCCCGATGACCGGAGAGGGGGCCTTGTTCACGATCGACGCCGATGTTGTAATAGAGGCTATAGGACAGAGCCCCAACCCCCTGTTGATATCATTAGTTGACAATCTTGAGAGAGGCAGAAAAGGAAATGTCATCGCCGATGAGGAGACAGGTCAGACCTCGATCGAAAATGTCTTCGCGGCAGGAGACGTCGCCACCGGTGCGGCAACCGTAATTGAGGCTATGGGATCAGCCAAGAAGGTGGCAAGGGCAATCAACGAGAGACTAAAATAA
- the modA gene encoding molybdate ABC transporter substrate-binding protein: MMDSNGKLKILLPLLLIVSAILFAGCTGTSDSQATATPTATAVATASETTATTTTTEPVTLTVFTAASLTGAFTDIADYYNAQSNGITVENVFDGSQALRTQIEQGAEPDVFVSANTKHMNALVDEGYMDNDTVQLFLENSMAVIVPVDNPANITTLADLANDGVKIVIGTADVPFGSYTRQVLEKMNASDEYGPEYVDAVYANVVSEETAVSTVVPKLTLGEADAAFVYKSDILQEYKDQLITMEIPEEFNVVAKYPLGILAGSENKDAAQDFIEFVRGTEGSAILEDYGFDPIPEDQ; encoded by the coding sequence ATGATGGATTCCAATGGAAAATTAAAAATTCTACTCCCGCTTTTACTGATAGTATCAGCAATATTATTTGCGGGATGTACGGGGACGTCTGATTCCCAGGCAACTGCCACACCAACCGCTACGGCCGTTGCTACCGCTTCAGAAACTACTGCTACAACAACTACAACAGAACCAGTAACCCTTACTGTCTTTACTGCAGCATCGCTTACTGGTGCCTTCACCGATATAGCAGATTACTACAATGCTCAATCAAACGGCATTACAGTAGAGAACGTATTCGACGGTTCACAGGCACTCCGTACACAGATAGAGCAGGGCGCGGAGCCGGACGTATTTGTATCAGCGAACACAAAACACATGAATGCCCTCGTAGACGAGGGATACATGGACAATGATACAGTCCAGTTGTTCCTTGAAAACTCAATGGCAGTAATTGTTCCTGTTGACAATCCGGCAAACATTACAACACTTGCCGACCTTGCAAACGACGGAGTTAAGATTGTTATCGGTACTGCAGATGTACCTTTCGGATCATACACACGTCAGGTGCTTGAGAAAATGAACGCAAGCGATGAATACGGACCGGAGTATGTCGATGCCGTATATGCAAATGTAGTCTCTGAAGAGACCGCAGTCAGCACAGTGGTTCCCAAGCTGACACTTGGAGAAGCTGACGCAGCATTTGTTTACAAATCAGATATTCTGCAGGAATATAAGGATCAGCTGATAACTATGGAAATTCCCGAAGAATTCAATGTAGTTGCAAAATATCCACTTGGCATTCTTGCCGGTTCAGAGAATAAAGACGCTGCTCAGGATTTCATAGAATTCGTACGTGGTACAGAAGGCAGTGCTATACTTGAAGACTATGGATTTGATCCAATTCCTGAAGACCAGTAA
- a CDS encoding ABC transporter permease, whose translation MDLIQFLKTSKKLASFKEKTKGMGFNLALFILIALFLLILIFPIASLFLKITPEEFVSSLSEPVVVDAMVLSLITATISTIIVITLGTPLSYVNSRVKYRGRSIIDTLTDLPIVLPPAVAGLALLMAFGRKGVLGSYLNIFGIQLAFTTAAVILAQVFVASPFYIRQARASFEAVDPIYENAAKTLGASRLQVLMKITIPIASSGLVSGAILTFARALGEFGATLMFAGNYQGKTQTMPLAIYTTMQSNMYDAISLAIILVVISFAVIMTVKYVTKREI comes from the coding sequence ATGGATTTGATCCAATTCCTGAAGACCAGTAAAAAACTGGCATCATTTAAAGAGAAAACAAAGGGAATGGGGTTTAACCTCGCCCTTTTTATTCTTATCGCGCTGTTCCTGCTGATCCTGATTTTTCCGATAGCTTCGCTTTTCCTTAAAATCACACCTGAGGAATTTGTCAGTTCACTTTCAGAACCCGTTGTTGTCGATGCAATGGTCCTCTCACTTATAACAGCCACCATCAGCACCATAATTGTAATCACACTGGGTACTCCCCTGTCCTACGTAAACTCAAGGGTAAAATACAGGGGAAGATCCATCATCGATACGCTTACAGATCTCCCTATAGTACTCCCGCCAGCTGTTGCTGGTCTTGCCCTCCTGATGGCTTTCGGGCGAAAAGGAGTTCTTGGAAGTTATCTAAATATTTTTGGGATACAGCTGGCATTTACCACTGCCGCTGTGATTCTGGCACAGGTGTTTGTGGCGTCTCCTTTTTACATACGCCAGGCCAGAGCAAGTTTTGAAGCGGTAGATCCAATCTATGAAAATGCAGCAAAAACTCTCGGTGCATCCAGATTACAGGTTTTGATGAAGATCACAATACCCATAGCATCATCCGGCCTTGTATCTGGCGCAATCCTGACATTTGCACGTGCACTCGGAGAGTTCGGCGCCACCTTAATGTTTGCCGGGAATTACCAGGGAAAAACACAGACCATGCCCCTTGCAATCTATACAACCATGCAGAGTAATATGTACGATGCAATAAGCCTGGCAATAATCCTGGTTGTCATCTCATTCGCGGTGATAATGACGGTCAAGTACGTGACAAAGAGGGAGATCTGA